GCTGGTCAAGCATTAGTTGTAACTGAAGAATATAAAACTAAATTAGTTGATATTGAAAATGCAGTAAAACAACTTAATCCAGACATGGCAATCGGCTTCGTAGTCAATAAATCACAAAAAGCCAACTCAAACGGAACAGGTTATGGATATTATTACGCAGGTGCATCCTAGTGTCCCATATATCAAAAATAAACAAGCGTGACCTGGTTCTATTTACTAGCTGTTTTTCTTTATCTAGTTTAAGTTTTACTGCTCTTGCCGGCGATGTTGGATTTAATGCTAAAGTTAATTCAGTCGCTCATATATATGAAACAAAAAGAGGGGAGGAAGAATTTATCGATAACCAAGCATTGGTTATTACTCCTTCATTATTGTCTACCTATACAAGTAAAGGTTTTATCGCTTCTGCATTAGCTGAACATATTATCGTCGAGCAAGGAAGCGATATTGAAGGTGCGGATAAAAGCTACACTGAACTTCAGTACAATGGTACTTTAACTTTAATTCCAAATTCTATGTATATTGGATTTACAGGCAGCAGAAATTACCGTGTAGTTAACCAATTAGAAAGCGATTTTGGTGACAAAGTTTTGTCGCCAGGGGATCTAACGCAGTATCGAAGTAATGGTACAAATTTTAGTTTCTCGATCCCAAACCCTAAATATATAGGGTTTAGTTTACAAACATCCTATAACCAATCAAATTCTGAAGAGTCAATAGATGAAGGCTTAGGAATTGATACTCAAGGTACCAGTTCTTCTGTTTATATTTATCAAGGCAGAAAGGCTAGAGGATATAAGTTCAACCTTTCAGCACAAAACACTAGCTCTAAAAGGTCTCAGTTTAGTGATTTTAAATCAACTAATATTAATGGTAGCTTTGGCATAAGCCTAGTCGGGAATACTGATTTTGTATTAGTAGGAAGTATTGATGAATATGAAACAGATATTACAGATGGAGCCAGCACAGGAAGAAGAAATGATTTAGATTCTAATAGTTATGGTGCAGGGTTTGAGTGGAATCCTAGGGAAGGTAGACAATTAAAGTTATCCTACAATCAAATTGAAGAAGTCTCCGGGAATACAAGATATATAGGGCTAAATACAGATTGGAGTTTTTCAAGTAGAACTAAGTTAAGTTTAGACATAAGTAAAAAGTTTTATGGTGACGCTTATAGGTTCTCTCTATCACAAAATCTAAAAAATTTCAGAGTCGCTATAAATTATGATGAAAATGTAACCTCTTATGCTAATTTAGGCATCACTTCTACACCTCAATTATTTGTATGTAGTCTAGGAGCTACCGAGCTTGCTGATTGTTACCAACCAGACTCCACAGACTATGTATTAAAGGCAGGGGAAGAATTCCTTAATCTAAATCGATTAGAAGCGAACATCACAGAAGAAGTTTTTCTGCAAAAGTCAGGGAGTATAAATATTGGTTATGATAAACGAAAAATTAAAGCTTCTTTGAATGCTTCTTATGCTAAAACTGAGTATTTAGAATCCGATAGAGAATCTGCTAATAGAGGGGTAAATTTTAGTTTTTCCTATAAACTTGGTAAAAAAACGACCGCAGACCTAGGCGCAAGTTTAACTAGAAGAACCAACGTAGGTTCTGAAAAAGCAGACTTAACGAAATCATTTGAAACTTCTTTTAATCGTAATTTAAATCCAAACACTAGTTTAAATTTATCTGCGAAAATCGTGGACAGAGATTCAGAGAATTTAATACGAGATTTAACTGATAAGCGTATTACCCTTGGTATCGAATACATTTTCTTTTAGTACTCAACGAGCGACTCAAAAAATGGCTTTGTAAAGCGTCAACTGGGTGTTATACATCTTTTGTTGACGCAGCCCCGCCCTTTTTTCACTCATCATTCCTAGCAAGCTTCTCCAGCCTTGAGGGCACTCAAGTTTTAATCTTGCTAGATATTTATCTTGCTCTTCAGGATAGTGTTGTTTAATAAGGTGTTCTGACAACCAAGTACTGTCAGGTAATAATAAATGGCTATATCCCCCACTTATGGCGATTCGTAAACCTGCTAAATCAAAATCTCCAAAATATATCACAGCTTTATCTTTATATTTTTCACGCCATGTTTTAAGTAAGGTTTTGCAAGCTGTAGAGTGATATCTGTCGCCTCGATACACCACTAGCTCATTTGCTAGACCCGCATAAGCTGAAAATTTATACCAATCGTTAAAGCTATCTCGATTTTCAATCACCACTAAACTATCAAAATGGTCTAAGGGCAACTTTTCGAGATCCAGCTCCATATTAATTTGTGAAACAGAGTAAAGTTCTTGGGTTACTGAATTAAGTATAGATTTAGCGATAACAGCAGACAGAATAAAATGATGGGTAGGTTTTATCTTGGCTTGCTTTTCATTGGGATTGCGCTGTGCAGCGCTCTGATGATTGTCTTTACTGAAATTATCGAAAATGCTGGCAAACTTATCTTCTACTAAGATTTGATTAATATCAGCTATATATTGCCTATCAAACTGGTAGCTCTTGTTTGCCTTAAGCCATTGTCCAGGCTTAAATTCCAAGTCCTCACACCAAATTAAAATTTCTGTTAACGCAGCGCTTGGTTTAACCACCGAACAGGGATCAGCCAGTAACTTCTCGTACTGGCTGGCAAGTAAACTTTTAGCCCGTAAACTAAGATCATCAAGCATAACTTAACTATCCAACAGCTTGGAAATCACCAAAAAATCTCATCCCTACTTTTACATCTTTAATAATATGTAATTGATTAAATCGGCTATGTTGTGCGCTGTCCTTTTCTAGCATAAAACTTTGTTTATTCTGTTGTGGCAAACCTTCGTATTCGGCTACTATTTGGAACAACCAGATTTCTGGATCCCAAGTTAGCTCTTGTTCTGCTAAATAATCCACACCACTTATGGCTTCTGTACCATCTATCACTTGAATAAAGAAATCTTCTACATCTTTAGCTAATTGCTTTTGCTCGGTTGCCACTAAATTTTGTAGAGTGACGGCAAAGCCATCCGTTTGTGTTTCTGAATGAGAATCTGCTTCTTCATCTCGCGGAATAGCCCGTGCAAGCTCTGCTAGTGCATAACTATCCTGTGATCTATCTAAAGCAATAAAAGCCTTTGAGTGAAGCCCATGGGCTTGATTTATCACCTTGGGGACTTGACTACGATTCGCGTAATCTCCAATTTGGAAGTTTGGATGTTGCCGCAAGAAAGCACTCATTCGATTAATCAGCAAAGCCCTGTCTTGTTGATGACGAAAACGAGCCATTAATAATACTAAACGTTTTTGTACCTCTAATAAGGAACCAGAATGTTCCGAAATACGCGCCTGTAATTGACTGACTAATAATTTACGTAATGTGCCATCACTGCCAGCTAATTGAATAAGATCATCAAAATTAATAATTTTGAAACCATCCAATATTCGTCTTAACTGTCTTTGTGCTAATTCAATTTCTAAAATTTTGTCATCTAAACTGCTGACAAAGCCAAACTCAGTATTCAATCTATGCCAAAGACTTTCAATGGCATCACCAAACTGCCCAGTCATATCGTGCACCCGCTCAGTTAATAGTTGAATATGGTGTTCACTGGCTGCGTAATCCCCTTTTTGCCTTGCGGCTTGTAACGATTGCACACGTGTATGGATTTGATCTAGGTGTTCACCCACATCTGAGTTTATTTGCCGTTTTCGTTCGTCTTGCGTCAAGCTGGCTATAAGTTCATTAACAATCGGTTTTAATGTTAAAGACTCTTGCTCATCTGGATAAAATAAAACCCGACTGTCTATTAATTTTTGTAACGCTTGGGGCGAAAATACAGACTCTTCAATATGGCCTTGCAAATAGCCCTGCATCAGCGGCTCTGCATGTTTACCAATCAACTCTAAACGTTCTTTGCCTAAAGCAAACAAGGGATTACTCTGCACAGTGCTTTTTGCTGGAGTAGACTGACTCAAAACATAGCCTCTTGTTCCGGAATATCATCATCAATTGGCAAGTTTTCTTCATCTTTAATAAAACGAACTAACTCAATCAATTGCTCAACTTTGCCAGTGACGATATAAAAAAGCCTATCTTTGTGCGGTTGATGTAAATACCCCAACTCTTTGATACGTTTGAAAACCTGTTTGATCTGCATATCAGGCTTATCACTACTAGACTTAAATAACTTATCATTGGCAAGGTGCGCCAAACGTTGAATAAGCGATTGGTTATCCACCACTTTAGATTCAAAGTCTTGTAACTTAATAGTATCTCCAGCACTTAAGGCACCATCTCGGCCTAAGGCTTCTTGCACCATTTGCATCCATTCCAACATAGGTAATAGCGATTGGATGGTGCTAGCAAACTGTTGACTCAGGTGATGACGGGCATCTTGTGTTAAATCACAATATGCTAGGAAATATACTGAACCATCATCATTTTTAGCCACACGCCTATTTAAAGGCCTTAAAAAGTGATTTAAATCTTCTACCAATGATTCATTTTGTAATTTATGAAAGCTATGTTCGTCTGTCACCGCACATATATATTCACCTTCCAGTAAACGCTCTAATAATGGGCCATTTTCGATCATGCGCTGACCTCCTGAGTTTCACTTTTTGAGGTTTTATTTTGTTGTAGACGTTCAGCTATTCTGCTTAACTTAGGTTCTATTTTTTCTAACCTTTGTTTTTGTTTATCAATAAGATATCTATGTTTGAACAGCATTAATACATCTGATTCAGGATTCGGAAACGCCCCAAGGATATTAATATGATTGGCATCACAGGCTTTAAACAATTTTTCAACGTTATGATAAGCCAGTGTACCAATTTCATCGATTGGCCAATGAATATTGATGTTTGCTTGATTACGTAATAAACGGGTAAAGGCCAATAAAAACTTACACAAAATCAAATAAGCCATACCATGACTCGACGATTCCAATAACTGTCGATCATTTTTTATCACTAAGTCCGAGCCACCTTCGTTTAGGTGTAACTCTAAACGTAACAAAGATTCAATACTGTAGTTGGCATCATTAGGTAACACCTCAACTACATCGGCTAACGTATCTAGATATGCTTCACTAGGCAGAAACGCATCAGAGGTATTCCATTTATTATATTGCTGGGCAAACCGTTTCAACGGTGTCCAAAAATTCAGTTCATCTACTGTTGAAATGATTTTCACTTCTGAACGCGCAATCCCATCCAAAGTTAAATCATCTGAGACTTCATCAGTCAGGCGTTTACTTTGTTGCGATATTTTACGATTAATGTCGCT
The sequence above is a segment of the Paraglaciecola sp. L3A3 genome. Coding sequences within it:
- a CDS encoding Wadjet anti-phage system protein JetD domain-containing protein — its product is MLDDLSLRAKSLLASQYEKLLADPCSVVKPSAALTEILIWCEDLEFKPGQWLKANKSYQFDRQYIADINQILVEDKFASIFDNFSKDNHQSAAQRNPNEKQAKIKPTHHFILSAVIAKSILNSVTQELYSVSQINMELDLEKLPLDHFDSLVVIENRDSFNDWYKFSAYAGLANELVVYRGDRYHSTACKTLLKTWREKYKDKAVIYFGDFDLAGLRIAISGGYSHLLLPDSTWLSEHLIKQHYPEEQDKYLARLKLECPQGWRSLLGMMSEKRAGLRQQKMYNTQLTLYKAIF